In Gloeocapsa sp. DLM2.Bin57, the DNA window TTGATGGTACTGAATCTGCAGTAAATGCTGACGATTGTGGAGATAATTCTATCTCATCAGACTCTGGTAGAGGCTCGCTATCCTCAAAAATACTTTTAAGTGCATTTGCGGTTAAGAAATAATATCCCGCAACTTTGTGATTAACTTTTTTGCTTTGAGCGCCATATTCTTGGGCTTTTTTAGCTAAAAACTTTTCAGCAGCTGTTGCAGAAAGATTAGCTTTAACAGCTAAATCAATGGGGGTTAAATATCCCTGATGTTCTGTAATTAAAGCGTAAAAAAAGGGATCAATTTGTTGACATTGTTGTTTCCAACGATAAGTTTGCCATAGATTTAAAAGCGCGAGGAAAATAAAGAATAACACTAAATATAACCACGCTTTTAATACTAAGACAACGATTACAGCAATAGGGAAGATCAGAACTAAGGCGCTAGAAACACCTTGATTAAGTACTTTGCCAGTCATATTTTCTGGTTATGAATTAATTCGATAGTAATCAAGAACATTGATATTATTTCTCGATGACAAACGATTTAGATCAAATAATAGTTTATGCTTTATTGAGTCTATTTGTTAAGTTTAATTTATTTAAAACCGTTTCACGAGCTTTGAGGGCTAAAGAATCATCAAGTTTTGTTAAGATAATTTCTGTTTGATACTTTTGTCTAAGTGCGGTTTGAATCAACCAATCAGCGATAAAAGGGTTTTTGGGTAAAAGTGGGCCATGAGCGTAGGTAGCGATCGCCTGACGATAAAAAGCCCCTTCTAAACCATCTTCACCATTATTACCATAGCCTTTAATCACTTGACCAAGAGGTTGTACATCCCCTAAATAAGTACGTCCTCCGTGATTTTCAAAGCCAATAACTAAGGGAGCATCTCCCCAGATAGTAGTTAATTCTTCTGCTAGGGGAGACGCGGTAATGGTAAAAACGATATTACCGATACAACGAGGGGTATTTTCTCCGTGATGTTTACTAGTTAAATCTAATAACCCTAAACCCTCGATTCTGTCTCCTAATTTAGGTTCGTAATAATGTCCGAGAAGTTGGGGAGAACCACAGGTAAATACTCCTGGTGTACCTTGTTCTAGTTTAGCACCTAGGGCATCGGCTTTAGCTCCCTGTAAATCAGCCATAACGATCGCCTGTTGTCTATCTTGCGCACCTCCACCGACGATTAAATCTACTTGTTGGTAGGTTTCGGGGGGTTGTTGTTGGTCTAAATTAATGATAGATACTTGGATGTTGCGCCATTGACAACGACGTTGCAGACAGATAACGTTACCGCGATCGCCATAGGTACTCATCAGGGTAGGATAAAGCCAACCTATGGTTAATTCTAATTGTTTCACTAATCCCCTCGAAAGAAACGACGAATCCGATTAATAATATTATCGTGCATACCGAGTAAGTCTAAGATTGGCACTTTTTCTCCTTCTAGACGTCTAGCGATGTTATTAAAAGCTAAACTCGGGAGAGATTGTTTTTCAGCCAGAATTAGTGGCTCACCGCGGTTACTAGCGACAATTACTCGTTCATCGTCTGGAATCAAACCGATTAGGGGTATAGCAAGTATTTCTAGGATGTCATCTGGAGACATCATATCGTTTACCTGTACCATTTGTGGTTTTAGGCGATTAATAATTAATTGAATACGTTTGATCCCATTAGCTTCTAATAAGCCTATCACGCGATCTGCGTCTCTTACTGAGGCTATTTCAGGGGTTGAGACGATTATTGCTTCTTTTGCTCCTGCGATCGCATTTTGAAACCCGTTTTCTATACCTGCGGGACTATCTACTATAATATAATCAGCTAGATTGCTTAAATTACCGATTAATTCGCGCATTTGGTCGGGTGTTACTGCGTCTTTAGTGCGATTTTGAGCCGCAGGTAACAAAAACAAGTTAGATTGGCGTTTATCTTTAACTAAAGCTTGTTCGAGACGACATTCTCCCTCAATTACTTCTACTGCGGTATAAACGATCCGATTTTCTAAGCCTAAAATTAAGTCTAAATTTCTTAAACCAAAATCTGCATCAACTAGTATAACCTTGCGTCCTAAAGTAGCTAGAGTCATACCTAAATTAGCAGAGACGGTGGTTTTACCCACTCCGCCTTTTCCGGAAGTAACAACAATAATTCGGGTCATTTCTCTTCTGAGTTATCTAGGGTGTTTGTTTCTGAGTCTATCCAACTTTGAGCTTCTGGTACAAAAATATGTGTTTTGGAGAATTTAACCGCTTTGGCGATACAGATGCCTTGTTTTGTGATATAGGCAACTTCTGGCTCGAGTATATCTAGGTGAGCATCTGGTGCTCTTGCCACTAGATCTGCTATCCTTAATTGAGTGGGGTCCATTTTCAGAGCCATAATTCTCGCTCCTCGATTACCTTGAGCACCTGCATGAGCTATCCCTCTTAATATTCCCCATATGACAATATCTCCTTGGGCGATGACAGCACCTCCTGGGTTAAGATCTCCTATAATTACCACGTTACCAGGGTGACGTATTTCTCTACCTGAGCGTATAGTTGTTTCTAAGTATAGCGGTTCAGCTAGAATAGGAGTAGGGGGAACTTCTGCACCTGTAAGAGATTGGGTGGCGAATTGTTGCTCTACGGAATAACCTGCGGTAGCTGCAGCTACTGCGGTTTGACGTCTGCTGGTACACACCCATTTTAAGTCTAGGTGAGCGATCGCTAAAC includes these proteins:
- a CDS encoding cobalamin biosynthesis protein CobQ; translated protein: MKQLELTIGWLYPTLMSTYGDRGNVICLQRRCQWRNIQVSIINLDQQQPPETYQQVDLIVGGGAQDRQQAIVMADLQGAKADALGAKLEQGTPGVFTCGSPQLLGHYYEPKLGDRIEGLGLLDLTSKHHGENTPRCIGNIVFTITASPLAEELTTIWGDAPLVIGFENHGGRTYLGDVQPLGQVIKGYGNNGEDGLEGAFYRQAIATYAHGPLLPKNPFIADWLIQTALRQKYQTEIILTKLDDSLALKARETVLNKLNLTNRLNKA
- the minD gene encoding septum site-determining protein MinD, whose product is MTRIIVVTSGKGGVGKTTVSANLGMTLATLGRKVILVDADFGLRNLDLILGLENRIVYTAVEVIEGECRLEQALVKDKRQSNLFLLPAAQNRTKDAVTPDQMRELIGNLSNLADYIIVDSPAGIENGFQNAIAGAKEAIIVSTPEIASVRDADRVIGLLEANGIKRIQLIINRLKPQMVQVNDMMSPDDILEILAIPLIGLIPDDERVIVASNRGEPLILAEKQSLPSLAFNNIARRLEGEKVPILDLLGMHDNIINRIRRFFRGD
- the minC gene encoding septum site-determining protein MinC; amino-acid sequence: MNSSESSISFVNCSSQIRLKREENKILLFLPQTDELNWVELCQDLQCRLQGSEGSWESGTIVYLMAKDTLVDARQLQMLASSLAIAHLDLKWVCTSRRQTAVAAATAGYSVEQQFATQSLTGAEVPPTPILAEPLYLETTIRSGREIRHPGNVVIIGDLNPGGAVIAQGDIVIWGILRGIAHAGAQGNRGARIMALKMDPTQLRIADLVARAPDAHLDILEPEVAYITKQGICIAKAVKFSKTHIFVPEAQSWIDSETNTLDNSEEK